Proteins encoded by one window of Aspergillus puulaauensis MK2 DNA, chromosome 4, nearly complete sequence:
- a CDS encoding MYB DNA-binding domain protein (COG:K;~EggNog:ENOG410PKQ5;~InterPro:IPR001005,IPR009057,IPR017930,IPR017877;~PFAM:PF00249) gives MIALQNHPILPPPAKVDISLLLKPQDEEEAAPMNTTSTLPPVPAMHHLPPVAPIAPPPVGLATQPSVPSVSSVPPLTAKAPAGTKRLQPAHTAESPAKKQSKWSPEEDSLIIELRGSGMKWEDISKRLPGRSAISCRLHYQNYLERRSEWDEDKKNKLARLYERFKAEMWSKVAEEMAIPWRAAEAMHWQLGEQEMARRAGVVPFSLSSSAIDPPTTRTRRASTSLSRPRKGSASRSNYPPPQLPSVQELTAGVPAAGVPAFAPPPFPPPMPPRDAYRIAGPPLDLARGHPGHLGPNIGLPPRTLP, from the exons ATGATTGCGTTACAAAACCATCCTATCCTACCACCTCCTGCCAAAGTGGATATCTCACTGCTGTTGAAGCcccaagatgaagaagaagcggccCCCATGAACACCACATCGACGCTCCCGCCAGTTCCTGCTATGCACCACTTGCCCCCAGTGGCCCCGATTGCACCACCACCGGTTGGGCTTGCAACTCAACCATCGGTGCCTTCGGTGTCCTCGGTGCCCCCGCTGACTGCCAAGGCTCCAGCTGGAACGAAGCGCTTGCAACCAGCTCACACGGCGGAAtcgccggcgaagaagcagtCGAAGTGGTCTCCCGAGGAGGACTCTCTGATCATTGAGCTACGAGGCAGCGGTATGAAGTGGGAGGACATTAGCAAACGGCTACCCGGACGAAGTGCAATTAGCTGCCGCCTTCATTATCAAAATTATCTGGAACGCCGAAGCGAATGGGATGAAGATAAGAAAAACAAACTCGCACGGCTTTACGAAAG GTTCAAGGCCGAGATGTGGTCGAAAGTAGCGGAGGAAATGGCAATTCCATGGCGAGCTGCAGAGGCCATGCATTGGCAGTTGGGGGAACAAGAGATGGCGCGTCGAGCTGGCGTGGTCCCATTCTCACTATCTAGTTCTGCGATCGACCCACCTACGACTAGGACACGCAGAGCGAGTACATCATTATCCCGACCAAGAAAGGGCTCAGCATCACGGTCGAattatcctcctcctcagcttCCCTCCGTTCAAGAGCTCACCGCTGGCgtccctgctgctggcgtcCCTGCATTCGCACCACCGCCTTTCCCACCTCCAATGCCCCCGCGAGACGCCTACCGGATAGCAGGACCACCACTGGATTTGGCAAGAGGTCATCCCGGTCACCTAGGTCCCAATATCGGACTCCCCCCTCGAACGCTTCCCTAA
- the TRM9 gene encoding tRNA (carboxymethyluridine(34)-5-O)-methyltransferase (BUSCO:EOG09264DIM;~COG:Q;~EggNog:ENOG410PMYZ;~InterPro:IPR029063,IPR013216,IPR032873;~PFAM:PF13649,PF13489,PF08241;~go_function: GO:0008168 - methyltransferase activity [Evidence IEA];~go_function: GO:0016300 - tRNA (uracil) methyltransferase activity [Evidence IEA];~go_process: GO:0002098 - tRNA wobble uridine modification [Evidence IEA]), whose amino-acid sequence MASENQDDRDTYEEKNVHEVYQQIAKHFSATRYKPWPIVERFLLSQNPGAIGLDVGCGNGKYLPVNKSVYIVASDRSENLARIARQHQPHSTILADVLNLPHPGSFFDFAISIAVVHHLSTPERRIQAVREILRTLKPASGDALGGKALIYVWALEQKSSRRGWDKGDDQDIMVPWVMKTPSPQDTQDTQDTQPKVFHRYYHLYQAAELERDVDSAGGRVLESGYDKDNWWAIATRVDQK is encoded by the exons ATGGCTTCTGAGAACCAAGACGACCGGGATACGTatgaggagaagaatgtgCACGAGGTGTACCAGCAGATTGCGAAACATTTTTCGGCAACGAGATACAAG CCATGGCCCATTGTGGAACGTTTTCTTCTGAGTCAGAATCCCGGCGCTATTGGGTTGGATGTAGGATGTGGCAATGGCAAGTACCTGCCGGTAAATAAAAGTGTCTATATCGTGGCATCCGATCG ATCCGAAAATCTCGCGCGAATTGCACGTCAACATCAGCCACACTCGACCATCTTGGCTGATGTTCTAAATCTGCCACATCCAGGCTCATTCTTTGATTTCGCAATTTCAATTGCCGTTGTGCATCATCTGTCCACCCCAGAACGAAGAATTCAAGCAGTTCGTGAAATCCTGCGAACGCTAAAACCTGCCTCGGGCGATGCTCTCGGCGGCAAAGCTCTGATCTATGTCTGGGCACTTGAGCAAAAGTCTAGCCGCAGAGGATGGGATAAAGGGGATGACCAGGATATCATGGTTCCCTGGGTCATGAAGACTCCCAGCCCTCAAGACACCCAAGATACCCAAGATACCCAACCAAAGGTGTTCCACCGATATTATCATCTCTACCAAGCTGCGGAACTGGAGCGGGACGTTGACAGCGCGGGCGGCCGGGTGCTGGAATCCGGGTACGATAAAGATAACTGGTGGGCGATCGCGACGCGAGTAGATCAGAAATAA
- a CDS encoding uncharacterized protein (COG:S;~EggNog:ENOG410PXYB) encodes MEMDNTSMDLPQTTKFINSILSQVSRCVTSTTPPPGEDGLENQAQRHPRLTQSQPTSAFPNSQLTNLKPLMLTLHCIFPNEFLLALDILDRGLVRRVRTRCRNEPRERDGDEAHAEKEPAGVQPDDGDKDKNKSSKTQQEVFFFVTSASIAPSASRPSFPASQYGGAQSQLQTQKQWQEKGYEVRLRAWNCTCPSFTLSAFHDLGSEPSSPPPSSSSSDQGGNIEGNESPMAATDGGGGASADANAFDTAAYFFGGTLPLHPESAPAVCKHILACLLVALCPGLGGGDEATSAGQLVNLDKDEIAALCTGWAG; translated from the coding sequence ATGGAGATGGATAACACGAGCATGGACCTCCCACAAACCACAAAGTTCATCAACAGTATCCTTTCCCAAGTATCACGATGCGTCACATCCACCACACCGCCACCGGGAGAAGATGGACTCGAGAACCAAGCACAGCGCCATCCCCGCCTGACCCAATCGCAGCCGACATCCGCATTTCCAAACTCACAACTAACAAACCTAAAGCCGTTAATGCTGACGCTTCACTGCATTTTTCCGAATGAGTTCCTCCTCGCACTGGACATACTGGATAGAGGACTCGTTAGACGTGTTCGCACACGGTGTAGAAATGAGCctagagagagagatggagatgaagcgCACGCCGAAAAGGAACCCGCCGGAGTTCAACCCGATGACGGTgacaaagacaagaacaaaAGTAGCAAGACTCAACAAgaagttttctttttcgtcACATCTGCCTCAATAGCACCGAGTGCCTCGAGGCCATCCTTTCCTGCATCCCAATATGGCGGGGCCCAAAGCCAGTTGCAAACCCAAAAACAATGGCAGGAGAAAGGTTATGAAGTCCGCCTCCGAGCATGGAACTGCACTTGTCCGTCCTTTACTTTGTCTGCATTCCACGACCTAGGCTCAGAGCCATCATCTCCCCCACcgtcttcgtcatcttcgGACCAGGGAGGGAATATAGAAGGCAATGAAAGTCCTATGGCGGCCACcgatggtggtggcggcgctAGCGCGGATGCTAACGCCTTCGACACGGCCGCTTACTTCTTTGGTGGCACACTGCCTCTGCACCCGGAGTCAGCGCCTGCCGTCTGTAAGCATATTCTGGCTTGTTTGCTTGTCGCGCTTTGTCCAGGCCttggcggaggagatgaagcgACTAGTGCTGGGCAGTTGGTTAATCTTGACAAAGATGAGATTGCTGCACTGTGTACTGGTTGGGCCGGGTGA
- a CDS encoding putative tetracycline transporter (COG:G;~EggNog:ENOG410PK1M;~InterPro:IPR020846,IPR011701,IPR036259;~PFAM:PF07690,PF00083;~TransMembrane:12 (i12-33o75-97i109-127o133-154i166-187o199-221i265-289o301-318i330-349o355-377i398-415o421-439i);~go_function: GO:0022857 - transmembrane transporter activity [Evidence IEA];~go_process: GO:0055085 - transmembrane transport [Evidence IEA]) — protein MAVPADQRKAILKVLMTSLLLDLISFTFILPLFPSLLSFYRTQDPSPTSTLNRIFHYLNAYKNSFAKPIDSRYDIVLLGGALGSLFSLLQAIAAPFIGRLSDKHGRRTALLASMVGNTLSVALWVAATDFRTFLASRVVGGLSEGNVQLAHAIATDISDPSQRGSTMALVGACFSIAFTFGPALGAFLASITTVAANPFATAAGVSLALIVLETAYIYACLPETHPRLTSLLKSPPTSSTEKSSKKSTKPTASSQTLREHTNNPAILNALHFLFLLPFSGMEFSLPFLTATFYTNSTASPAALNGRLLSTMGLIASLLQGTVVRRLPPLLTVRIGVVSAAISFFLLSRVTSIAGLYTAASLLAITSATVVTGLNSLGSLEAKEEERGLVLGRLRSWGQVGRAAGPILFCSLFWWVGREVAYLTGSIVMTGVCVGVFAGLKAPSVARDLGIKQA, from the exons ATGGCCGTTCCCGCAGACCAGCGGAAAGCCATTCTTAAGGTCCTAATGACCTCCTTGCTATTGGACCTT ATATCTTTTACTTTCATCCTACCCTTATTTCCGTCACTTCTATCCTTCTATCGCACGCAAGACCCCTCGCCAACATCTACTCTAAACCGCATCTTTCACTACTTAAATGCGTACAAAAACTCTTTTGCAAAACCAATCGATTCTCGCTATGATATTGTACTCCTTGGCGGGGCACTCGGCTCCctattttctcttctccaagCTATTGCTGCTCCTTTCATCGGCCGCCTCTCCGACAAACACGGCCGGCGTACAGCTCTTCTTGCCTCCATGGTTGGAAATACACTAAGCGTTGCGCTCTGGGTTGCCGCGACAGATTTTCGCACGTTTCTCGCTAGCCGTGTCGTCGGGGGTCTCAGTGAGGGAAATGTGCAGCTAGCGCACGCAATTGCGACTGACATTAGTGATCCGAGCCAGCGCGGGTCGACAATGGCACTCGTGGGTGCTTGTTTCAGTATCGCGTTTACGTTTGGCCCTGCCCTAGGCGCGTTCCTGGCCAGCATCACAACCGTTGCGGCAAATCCGTTCGCGACAGCTGCGGGGGTTTCGCTGGCGCTTATCGTACTTGAGACAGCATATATCTATGCCTGCCTTCCCGAGACACATCCGCGACTCACAAGCCTCCTGAAATCCCCACCCACCTCATCAACAGAAAAGAGCTCGAAGAAGTCAACTAAGCCCACCGCTAGCTCGCAGACACTGCGAGAACacaccaacaaccccgccatTCTCAACGCCCtgcattttcttttccttctccccttctccggCATGGAAttctctctcccttttcTGACGGCAACCTTTTACACCAACTCTACGGCTTCGCCTGCGGCACTAAACGGCCGTCTCCTCTCAACAATGGGCCTCATTGCGTCTCTTCTTCAAGGCACAGTTGTCCGCCGTCTCCCACCACTCCTAACAGTGCGTATTGGTGTTGTAAGCGCAGCAATCTCATTCTTTTTACTGTCCCGTGTCACCTCAATAGCGGGCCTATATACTGCCGCAAGTTTATTAGCTATTACGAGCGCGACAGTTGTGACGGGACTGAATAGTCTTGGCTCGTTGGAagcgaaggaggaagagaggggTCTTGTTTTGGGAAGGTTAAGGAGCTGGGGCCAGGTTGGACGTGCGGCGGGACCAATCCTGTTTTGCTCACTGTTTTGGTGGGTTGGGAGAGAGGTTGCATATCTCACTGGAAGTATAGTAATGACCGGGGTTTGTGTCGGCGTTTTCGCAGGGTTGAAAGCGCCTTCCGTCGCCCGTGACCTTGGGATTAAGCAGGCGTAG
- a CDS encoding uncharacterized protein (COG:S;~EggNog:ENOG410PP99;~InterPro:IPR031342;~PFAM:PF17119) — protein MPKLAVPPPSSSPSRVIHTRSHHPRSIPSRCASSHIRPLAHAQIRHDISPSHSSPNTLPPFNFKYSLTDDLNPKNQNDHKPPDERILKLGKTLRILSPLLPTILVNPLPPHILSPGVTLHLFPSTHPHLPTVKGRTLYRAALWAVPVAWSSVPLVGNVKLQILSERIVRAGTVPDPHLYAHTNTQGGNNGDCGDERLVVRWRTERTHSSNTPSPSSTSRSGSSSASERPDTSAGSAVDSDSESKTGTNKGLSVLLGGDAPIFKLSRDDEFTGLFIFSFDEEGRVLTQTIEHAEDARGWERTAKFVTLTDWLIGKARGSLDPAPPAGLLGCSEFGLNGSSAHSRDHERYPEHHHKGKSDRMSEASSL, from the exons ATGCCAAAGCTCGCTGTACCACCGCCGTCATCCAGCCCCTCCCGTGTCATCCACACCCGCTcgcatcatcctcgatcCATACCCTCGAGATGCGCCTCTTCTCATATCCGACCCCTAGCACACGCCCAAATCCGTCATGACATCTCTCCATCGCATTCGTCTCCAAACACTCTACCGCCTTTCAACTTCAAATACTCCCTAACTGATGACCTCAAcccgaagaaccagaacgaTCACAAGCCTCCCGATGAGCGGATTCTAAAATTGGGAAAGA CGCTACGGATCCTCTCCCCCCTTCTCCCAACAATCCTTGTCAACCCTCTCCCACCGCATATCCTCTCCCCGGGCGTGACATTACATCTATTCCCGTCAACCCATCCGCACCTCCCAACAGTCAAAGGACGAACACTCTACCGCGCGGCTTTATGGGCAGTCCCAGTTGCATGGAGCAGCGTCCCTTTAGTTGGGAACGTGAAGCTGCAAATCCTAAGTGAACGGATCGTGCGCGCAGGAACAGTGCCAGACCCGCATTTATACGCGCATACCAACACGCAAGGCGGAAATAACGGGGACTGTGGAGATGAAAGACTTGTTGTGCGATGGCGGACAGAGCGAACTCATTCATCGAATACGCCATCCCCgtcttcaacatcaaggtcggggtcttcttctgcatcGGAAAGGCCGGATACGAGTGCCGGGAGTGCCGTAGATAGCGACAGCGAATCCAAAACCGGAACGAATAAAGGTCTAAGCGTCCTATTAGGCGGCGATGCACCTATTTTCAAATTATCCAGAGACGACGAGTTTACGGGgcttttcatcttctcatttgatgaagaaggccgTGTCTTGACGCAGACGATCGAGCATGCCGAGGACGCGCGCGGATGGGAGCGCACGGCGAAGTTTGTTACCCTTACGGATTGGTTGATTGGGAAAGCGAGGGGGTCGTTAGATCCTGCTCCGCCAGCGGGGTTGCTAGGCTGCTCTGAGTTTGGTTTAAACGGCTCTTCCGCGCATAGTCGGGATCACGAGCGATATCCTGAGCACCATCACAAGGGAAAGAGCGATAGGATGTCAGAGGCGTCATCATTATAG
- a CDS encoding uncharacterized protein (BUSCO:EOG09260S2Z;~COG:S;~EggNog:ENOG410PFNV;~InterPro:IPR024977,IPR015943,IPR022100,IPR019775, IPR001680,IPR017986;~PFAM:PF12341,PF00400;~go_function: GO:0005515 - protein binding [Evidence IEA]), with translation MSEPMRPRGRPAHTPGTTVLTYTPDGRYIVTGGSNSAIRIYTVGQDGEPKTVEEGADGHLGIGATNEYFFMGAEDGTVWQYEVQSGRMEKLLVRCALPVRDIAVTKDREWVAVASDELTIKLVNIEDMTKVKYLREQAKGTKHITFDPNGRFVAVSCTDGIVYLYSMDTEEPELVRKLDGVIRRLEPEDEATSRVVWHPDGTAFGVAETTRDIAVFSVGGWKKEMAFSGGHNGDITAMSWSPNGALLVTAAKDGQVLLWESKTQKILHQYDFPNVINVDWHPTTNALSLTTSDGELFIYDGFVPKDHQLILQKPLQAAPIFPGALTEISDNARRPLANRPKEVQPRGRMGSIDSLDDILGFDQDMEDFVEDDDGAGYAEGINGHGKRTNEHLDDINGHMDKRMLTSFARPAIHAPLQPGSTPWRGNRRYLCLNLTGAVWTVDQETHHTVTVEFYDRELHRDFHFTDPYLYDRACLNEHGALFSNNPKDGGPATIFYRPHETWTTRADWRTQLPQGELVRALALSESYIVAVTTKDYVRVYTLYGTPFKVYRQKSSAVACAAWRDYIMTIGNGPLGNDGKMATLRYTVENVKRDEICQNEDVVAMPDGSELKSVFFTDIGDPCIYDSEGVLLILQHWRTPGQARWVPLLDTRQLERLASGRKEETYWPVAVAQDKFHCIILKGGDRYPYFPRPMLSEFEFRIPISDKPSKAQEDEEENAARNDSMRLEESFVRGNLLFSLFQDLVSSTHATSTQRAELSRKELELDKVLLQLLAIECREGEERGMKALELVHMMKDRNGKMVEAAVKVAQRYNRGVLEDKIRGLAERRYTGEDDDDELAL, from the exons ATGTCTGAACCAATGCGACCTAGGGGAAGGCCGGCCC ATACACCCGGAACAACGGTCTTGACGTATACACCCGACGGCCGTTATATTGTCACAGGAGGCTCAAACTCTGCTATCCGAATCTACACCGTGGGACAAGATGGAGAGCCGAAGAccgtcgaagaaggcgccGATGGACACCTGGGAATAGGAGCTACG AACGAGTATTTCTTCATGGGTGCCGAAGACGGGACAGTCTGGCAGTATGAAGTCCAATCAGGGCGGATGGAGAAGCTACTCGTACGATGTGCGTTGCCTGTACGAGATATCGCCGTTACAAAAGATAGGGAGTGGGTTGCTGTCGCGAGCGA TGAGCTCACGATCAAACTGGTCAATATCGAAGATATGACGAAAGTCAAGTACCTGCGCGAGCAAGCGAAAGGAACGAAACATATTACTTTCGATCCAAACGGGCGGTTCGTTGCAGTCTCGTGTACAGACGGCATCGTTTACCTCTATTCTATGGATACCGAGGAACCGGAGCTGGTGCGAAAACTCGACGGCGTGATTCGGCGGCTAGAGCCCGAGGATGAAGCGACTTCAAGAGTGGTGTGGCATCCTGATGGGACTGCATTCGGAGTGGCAGAAACGACACGAGATATTGCTGTCTTTTCCGTGGGCGGCTGGAAAAAGGAAATGGCCTTCTCCGGTGGCCACAATGGGGATATCACGGCCATGAGCTGGTCTCCTAACGGTGCGCTTTTGGTGACTGCCGCCAAGGATGGCCAGGTTCTACTATGGGAAAGCAAGACGCAGAAGATTCTACATCAGTATGACTTTCCGAATGTGATCAATGTCGACTGGCATCCGACAACGAACGCCCTGTCGCTTACGACGTCGGATGGAGAACTATTCATCTACGATGGTTTTGTGCCAAAGGATCACCAACTTATCCTTCAAAAGCCACTTCAGGCAGCTCCCATATTTCCCGGCGCGTTGACTGAAATATCCGATAATGCGAGGCGGCCACTGGCGAATCGACCAAAAGAAGTACAGCCAAGGGGGAGGATGGGCAGCATTGACTCGCTCGATGATATACTTGGCTTTGATCAAGATATGGAAGATTtcgtcgaagatgatgatggagctGGTTATGCTGAGGGTATTAATGGACATGGGAAGCGCACGAACGAGCATCTGGATGATATCAACGGACATATGGATAAACGGATGTTGACATCCTTTGCGAGGCCAGCGATTCATGCACCGCTCCAACCTGGCAGCACACCTTGGAGGGGAAACCGCAGATACCTTT GTCTGAATTTAACGGGTGCCGTCTGGACTGTCGATCAAGAAACTCATCATACGGTGACAGTGGAGTTTTATGACCGAGAACTGCACCGTGATTTCCACTTTACAGACCCGTATTTGTATGACCGGGCATGTCTCA ATGAACATGGTGCTCTCTTTTCGAACAATCCGAAAGATGGTGGCCCTGCCACCATCTTCTACCGTCCACATGAGACTTGGACCACACGAGCAGACTGGAGAACCCAGCTACCCCAGGGAGAGCTCGTTCGAG CGCTGGCGCTCAGCGAATCGTACATCGTTGCGGTAACAACGAAAGACTATGTTCGAGTCTATACCCTATACGGAACACCTTTCAAAGTGTACCGACAAAAAAGTTCGGCCGTGGCCTGTGCTGCTTGGCGAGACTACATCATGACCATAGGGAACGGTCCACTGGGGAATGATGGGAAAATGGCAACTCTGAGATATACTGTGGAGAATGTCAAGCGCGATGAAATCTGCCAGAACGAGGACGTTGTTGCTATGCCAGACGGAAGTGAGCTGAAGAGCGTTTTCTTCACCGATATAGGA GACCCTTGTATCTACGATTCAGAAGGTGTATTGCTGATCCTCCAGCACTGGCGTACTCCAGGCCAGGCGCGGTGGGTGCCGCTGCTCGATACGAGGCAACTGGAGCGACTGGCAAGCGGACGCAAGGAGGAAACCTACTGGCCTGTTGCTGTCGCGCAGGACAAATTCCACTGTATCATCTTGAAGGGAGGAGACCGATATCCTTATTTCCCTCGGCCAATGCTCAGTGAATTCGAATTCCGGATACCAATCTCCGACAAGCCCAGCAAAGCccaggaggacgaggaagaaaatgcTGCACGCAATGACAGCATGCGCCTCGAGGAGTCCTTTGTCCGGGGCAACCTGCTTTTCTCTCTATTCCAAGATCTGGTCTCATCTACGCACGCGACTTCAACCCAGCGGGCCGAACTGTCACGGAAagagttggagttggacaAGGTACTTCTGCAGCTCCTAGCGATCGAGTGTCGCGAGGGTGAGGAAAGGGGCATGAAGGCACTAGAACTGGTACACATGATGAAGGACCGCAACGGCAAGATGGTCGAGGCTGCTGTCAAGGTTGCACAACGGTATAATCGGGGAGTATTAGAGGATAAGATCCGGGGTCTGGCTGAGCGGCGATATACaggggaggatgatgacgatgaattAGCACTTTAA
- the ilv3C gene encoding putative dihydroxy-acid dehydratase (COG:E;~EggNog:ENOG410PIS1;~InterPro:IPR020558,IPR000581,IPR037237,IPR042096;~PFAM:PF00920;~go_function: GO:0003824 - catalytic activity [Evidence IEA]), protein MEKNPDSARTYAECTSLGLTIQEFKYHISIQQTMEQNDSAVVPQDYDLSTPISSNSGLRQGLTSYGDAHFSLFLRKVFVKALGYSEDALSRPIVGIINTYSGYNPCHGNVPQLIEAAKRGIHLNGGLAVEFPTISVHESFAYPTSMFLRNLMSMDTEEMIRAQPMDACIMIGGCDKTVPAQLMGGISANKPVLPLITGPMMPGSHRGKRIGACTDCRNNWAAFRAEEIDIEEISEINEELAPTIGTCGVMGTASTMACITAALGMMPLRGASAPAVSSARARVAEETGANAVLTARNKRKPQDILSKESFLNAITILQAIGGSTNAVVHLMAIANRHPKLQGVITLQTFEEVGRRTPLLVDLKPSGDNYMTDFHNGGGLLALLHTLRPLLHLSAMTISGQTLGEVLDTSPFRGFPLSRQIIRSLSDPLYPSSSLIVLHGNIAPNGAVMKASASKDRNLLSHAGPAVVFDNSTDLAKRIDDPDLEVSANSILVLKNIGPIGNPGMPEAGLLPIPRKLAAAGVKDMLRISDGRMSGTAGGTIILHVSPESAIPESPFGIVQTGDLISCDVETRKLQLEISAEEMNARIEARRSAFEMEKKPRQRGYRRLYERSVNQAQDGADFDFLTADGGSRD, encoded by the exons ATGGAAAAGAATCCGGATAGCGCGCGGACTTATGCCGAGTGTACTTCGCTAGGTCTCACCATCCAAGAGTTCAAATAC CATATATCCATCCAACAAACTATGGAACAAAACGACAGCGCCGTTGTCCCTCAAGACTACGATCTATCAACACCTATATCCTCCAACTCAGGCCTCCGACAAGGCTTAACGTCGTACGGCGATGCTCatttttccctcttcttgAGAAAAGTCTTTGTTAAGGCACTAGGGTACTCCGAAGACGCCCTTTCAAGGCCTATAGTTGGAATTATCAACACCTATTCCGGTTACAATCCCTGCCACGGGAATGTACCGCAGCTTATAGAAGCGGCGAAGCGCGGTATCCATCTCAATGGTGGCCTTGCGGTTGAATTTCCAACCATAAGTGTGCACGAGTCATTTGCGTATCCGACAAGTATGTTTCTGAGGAATCTGATGAGTATGGATACGGAGGAAATGATCCGTGCTCAGCCTATGGATGCGTGTATCATGATTGGGG GATGCGACAAGACGGTTCCGGCACAATTGATGGGGGGTATATCTGCAAACAAGCCTGTCCTTCCGTTAATTACCGGTCCGATGATGCCTGGGAGTCATCGCGGTAAGAGGATAGGTGCCTGTACGGATTGCCGGAATAACTGGGCAGCCTTCCGTGCTGAAGAAATAGATATTGAGGAAATCTCGGAGATTAATGAAGAACTTGCCCCGACG ATTGGGACCTGTGGCGTTATGGGCACTGCTAGCACAATGGCTTGCATTACTGCTGCTCTTGGTATGATGCCTCTGCGTGGAGCTTCCGCGCCAGCAGTTTCGTCTGCAAGGGCTCGAGTCGCCGAAGAAACCGGAGCGAATGCTGTACTGACAGCACGCAATAAGCGGAAGCCGCAAGATATTCTATCAAAGGAGTCGTTCCTAaacgccatcaccatccTGCAAGCGATTGGTGGCTCAACAAATGCAGTAGTGCACCTGATGGCTATTGCAAATCGACATCCAAAATTGCAGGGCGTGATAACCTTGCAAACATTTGAAGAAGTCGGGCGCAGGACACCACTACTGGTGGACCTCAAGCCCAGTGGCGATAACTACATGACTGATTTCCATAATGGCGGAGGGTTGCTGGCGTTGCTACATACCCTCCGGCCCCTCCTTCATCTCTCTGCCATGACAATCTCGGGTCAAACACTGGGCGAAGTTCTTGATACATCACCATTTCGTGGATTTCCCCTTTCTCGACAAATTATCAGATCGCTATCAGACCCTCTCTATCCTTCGTCATCGCTGATAGTCCTCCATGGAAATATAGCACCAAACGGTGCAGTAATGAAAGCCTCGGCTTCAAAGGaccgcaatctcctctcccACGCCGGACCAGCAGTTGTTTTCGACAATTCCACTGACCTCGCCAAGCGCATCGATGACCCAGACCTCGAGGTCTCAGCGAATTCAATACTTGTTCTTAAGAACATAGGGCCAATCGGGAATCCTGGGATGCCAGAGGCTGGTCTTCTTCCTATTCCGCGTAAGCTTGCAGCCGCAGGTGTAAAGGATATGCTCCGGATCTCAGACGGGCGCATGTCCGGTACGGCTGGCGGGACAATTATTTTGCACGTCTCCCCGGAATCAGCAATCCCAGAGTCGCCATTCGGTATTGTCCAAACGGGTGACCTTATCAGCTGTGACGTAGAAACTAGAAAGCTACAACTGGAAATATCAGCAGAAGAAATGAACGCGAGGATTGAGGCTCGAAGATCGGCgttcgagatggagaagaaaccGAGACAGAGGGGATATCGCAGGTTGTATGAGCGGTCCGTTAACCAAGCGCAAGATGGTGCcgattttgattttcttaCAGCGGACGGGGGATCGAGAGATTAA